AGGACGGCGCATCTATTCTGCGGCTCTGCCGGGCGGGAATCTTCACTGGCACCGACCCATACGGCACCTTCCGGCAAAACGACGTGGTGACGCGGGGAGAGGCAGCGGTCATTCTGGCCCGGGTTCTGAGGCCCGCCCTGCGGGAGAGCTACTCCATTCTGCCCTTTGACCTGTGCGCGGATGTGCTGGGTGTAGACGGTAAGTCCCCGGCCCTGACCGTGGAAGGAGAGACCATCACGATGGAGCAGTTCGCTCAGGAGCTGTGTCTGGCCCTGCGGCAAAACGCTTTGGAATCCCCGGACGCCCCGGAGCCGGAGACAGCTCTGGCCGCCGCTGTGGAGGAAATCCAAGAGGATGTGGCAATTGACCGCCTTGCAGCGAAGCACCATCTGCTCATGAGCGAGCGGAAAATCAGTGACACTTACGGCTCCATTCCCGCCGGTTATCAAGGCGTCACCCGGGAGGGATGGCTGTGGGAATACGGCCACAGCCTGCTTCATCAAGAGCTCTTTCTTCTCTACCAGGCCCAGAGCGGACCTGCCGTCTCCGATGGAGAAACCCAGGGAGAGCTTCTGTTCGATGCGGCTTTAGACGCTGCCCGGCCGAAGGATGCCTCCCTTAGCCCGATCCTGACGGAAATGGATTGGGACGCCGTCCTGGAGCGGCTTCTCTCCTCCCCCTTCCGGGCATTGTGAGGCGGAAGCC
This genomic window from Pusillibacter faecalis contains:
- a CDS encoding S-layer homology domain-containing protein, translating into MRSVRISAWVLAMLLTCSPLSALAVETDLLPARRAAPDFSDTAGTAYEEAASVVYEAGVMNGFTVSRFAPEEPLMPEQLAAVCARLYDLLTGGSGAFPAPAEDEAWYDPYYRFLEEALDNQGESGSADDAEGSGPVVGTEEMKALPWNLHPGKYPVLRWMLAAYLDQTLEAAGVTLPQRNDISVLPDAAGQDGASILRLCRAGIFTGTDPYGTFRQNDVVTRGEAAVILARVLRPALRESYSILPFDLCADVLGVDGKSPALTVEGETITMEQFAQELCLALRQNALESPDAPEPETALAAAVEEIQEDVAIDRLAAKHHLLMSERKISDTYGSIPAGYQGVTREGWLWEYGHSLLHQELFLLYQAQSGPAVSDGETQGELLFDAALDAARPKDASLSPILTEMDWDAVLERLLSSPFRAL